The Rhizobium leguminosarum DNA segment ACCAAGTTCGAGCCGGCCGGCATGGTCATCGGCAATGACGCGATCAAGAACGCCACCTCGATCCTCGACTATGTCTTCCGCGAGCTTGCCGTCTCCTATCTCGGCCGCCACGATCTCGCGCATGTCGATACGTCGGATTTCTCCAACACCGCGCTCGGCAAGGGCATCCAGGAAGGCAAGACCAACCTGCTCTCCACCGGCTGGACCCGCGGCTACAAGCCGACGCTGGTTTCAGGCACCGGCGGCGAACCCAAGGGTGCTGCCACCGCAGCCCCTGCCCGCGCCGCTTCGACCGGCACCGTCACCGTCTTTGCCGGCAGCGCTGCCCGCAAGCTGGAGCCGACGGTTGCCATCGCCACCTCCGAAATCGTCGCCTTCAAGCGCGATTACGAGGAGCGCGCCAAGGAATTGGCCGAAGAGATCGCCGAAGAGGTAACGGAAGAAATCACCAGCGACGCCACCGCCCTCTTCTCCGACAAGGCAGCAGCGGACGCGGCAACGGCGAAATCCGAGGCCAAGAAGCGAGAAGCCGAACGCCGCCAGCGCTCGATCATGCAAGGCTATACCGGCAACATGTGCTCGGAGTGTCAGAACTTCACGATGGTGCGGAATGGGACTTGCGAGAAGTGCGACACTTGTGGGGCTACGAGCGGGTGCAGCTGAGTGCTGTTCCTGCGCTTCGTGTCACGCGCACATAGGTCTGGTCACAAACGAAACGAACGGGGCATTTTGCATCTACTGGCTGCACCAACGATGAATATGTCGAGAGTTGAAACCGGTAGTTATTGAGCAAGATCGCGCCTCAGACCGAACGAACTAGCTCCAGGCGCTCAGGCGGCTGGCGCTTCAGGCTGGAGGGCAAGACGGCCGACATCGTTTTCCAGCCGTTGCGCCTTGAACCGTCGACGACTTCGGGCGCGGGCAGAAGCACTCGGCCAAGCCCGCACGCGCGACTACTAATGCGCCATTGGCTCGATATCGTAGCCTCAGGGCTGTCTTTCGATTTCACAGTAGACAACGCTGCGGTTCGCGCCGGACCAAACAGACACCTTCACATCCGCCCCAGTCACGCTCTCGCTGGCGATCACGTCCATCTCGCGTTCTGACCGCAACAGCAGCGCCCAGTTCATAAATGTCTCCATATAGCCATCGACGTCCGTCTCCGGGGAGAAGTTGGCGAACAGGAAGGTGCCGCCAGGCTTGAGCATGCTGACGCACTTCTTAGTCAGCTTTACGGCTACCGCTTCCGGCAGATAGTCATAGAGACCCGCGGCATAGACGAAATCGAACATTCCCAGCGCATGCCTTCCACCGAGCAGGGATTTCACCGACCCGTTCACCGCCTCGACGGATGTGCCAGCGAAATCGCGGGCTACGGTTCCAACGCTCACCGGGTCCTGATCCAAAGCCACCCAGCGTTTGATCGCGCCAACGCCGAGCGCGCGCGACAAGGGCCCCTCACGAAGATGCCCCGACGCGATGGCCAGGACTTCGGTGGAACCAGGCCGAGCCGAAGCGATTTCGTCTACGCGACGCGCCAGAATGTCTCGACGCTCCCTTACCGCGACGGATGACGAAGCGTTTCGAGTGTAGGCGTAGATCGAACGTCCCAAGTTGCTCGATGATGCTACGGCGTCCTCAATCTCAGGCCGGCCGTAGATGAAGTCGAGAAGGCGTGCGTCGCCAGAATAGCCACGCGGCTTTTCGAACGACCAGCGCGTCAACGGATCTTGATGCAGATAGTGAGCAACTGGATGAGATTGCGCGATAGGAACGATGACGTCCCACACCTCCGGATGAGAGCGACGCCGTA contains these protein-coding regions:
- a CDS encoding class I SAM-dependent methyltransferase, translated to MAQSLVLDGESLVAPDEIRQATRRFAAPNPGDLLVAKAELAVSLDVSIRQFKSGVEPGAIIERLTDALHQLRRRSHPEVWDVIVPIAQSHPVAHYLHQDPLTRWSFEKPRGYSGDARLLDFIYGRPEIEDAVASSSNLGRSIYAYTRNASSSVAVRERRDILARRVDEIASARPGSTEVLAIASGHLREGPLSRALGVGAIKRWVALDQDPVSVGTVARDFAGTSVEAVNGSVKSLLGGRHALGMFDFVYAAGLYDYLPEAVAVKLTKKCVSMLKPGGTFLFANFSPETDVDGYMETFMNWALLLRSEREMDVIASESVTGADVKVSVWSGANRSVVYCEIERQP